From the Clostridium cagae genome, the window CAATTAATGAAACTATTCCTCCAAATACAAATGCTATTATATTATAGGCTATGTTCTCACCATTTTTATTATTAGCAAATGCTATTTTTCCAGCAACATATCCAGTTAGCCCTTTAACTATTAATGTTGGAAGTATCCATGCAGCAAATGTAGGATCTAATGCATCATATAATGCACATCCTATTCCTGCTGATATTCCCGCATCTGGACCAATCAAAACTGCGGCAATGAAAATTGCAGTAGTACCTAAATGAATCATAGATGCAGATCCACCTAAATTGATTGGAATATGAAGATATGTTCCTATAAAGCATATTGCAGCCATTACTCCTATTAATACTATTCTTTTAGTTGAAAATTTCATTTTTGTGCCCCCTTGAAAATAGAATCATTCTTTACTTTATAATAGTAATTAAGGATAATTTAGTCAAATGTATGGATACAATCCACCTTTTGTTAGAAAATTATATATTTCATTTTCATTTAAATATACATCTCCTATAAGGCCATGTTCTCTATAATCCTTCTTATAATTATGAAAATCCGATCCTGCGCTATAAAGAAGATTCTTATTTTTAGCAACTTTTGAAAAATATTTTGTATCTTCTTCACTATTACTAAAATATTTAGCTTCCAATCCATCAAAGTCTAGTTCTATAATTTCAATAAAATCATTTCTATTAAGCAGTACAGGATGTGCAAGTACGACTGTTGCTCCAAAAAACTTTAATATTTTAATTCCATTATCAACAGATAATCTATCACCTTTATTAATTTCTATATATCTTCCTAGTATTTTCTTTATATTATTTATCTTATGATTTTTCACATCTTTTAAAATTTTAACAAGAAGTTCATCTTTATAACTCTCATCCTTAAAATATCCTAATATATGAACCCTACTTCCATTTTTATGCTTGGTTGAAAGTTCAACTCCTGGTATTACTTTAACTCCTATTTTTTCCCCCTCTAATATAGATTCATCTATACCACAAGTATTGTTATGATCTGTTAAAGAAATTATATCAACACCTCTTTTTTTAGCAAAATTAACAACTTGTTTTGGGGTATAACCACCATCTGAAGATGTTGAGTGAATATGAAAATCTCCTTTTTTATACATCTATAACTCCTTTAAAATGTTATAACACATTTTATTGTATGAGATTTATAATATAATAGTTATTTATTATTTTCATATCATGTTATTCTTTAAAATTAGACTGATATATTCATAATAATTAACACTAAAATTAATTTACTATTCTTTTAGATCTCCAAGTACCTCTTCTCCATCTTATATAGAAAATTAATCCTCTTAAACATTCATCGCACATCATTGCAATCCATATCCCACTAAGTCCTAATCCTAATACTATTCCAAAAATATATGAAAGTCCTGTTGCTACAATCCACATTGATAAAACTCCTATAAATATAGGATATTTAATATCACCTGCTGCTTGCATACCTCTTATTATTACAAGATTAAACGATCTTCCAAACTCCAATAATACATCTATAAATAAAACTTGTTTTCCTAATTTTAAAATTTCAGGGTTAGATGTAAATATACCAAGCAAATTATCACTAAATATAAATAATATTATCGAAACCCCTACTGAAATAAATGCTGCTGGTCTTAATGTTTCCAAAACTTTCTTATATGCCTCATCTTCATTATTAGCACCAATAAGATACCCAACTCTTATTTGATTTGCTTGCGATACTGCTGAACCATATATGAATGAAAACCAAACCAATATTCCGACATATGCTTTTGTTGCAACAGAGCTTGTACCCATCATGTTTATAAATGTTAATATCACCATTTGTGAAAAATTATATGATACTGATTCACCTCCAGATGGAAGACCAATCATCATTAACTTTTTAAATATTTCTTTAGGAAATGGATTTAAGTACTTTAATGATACTTTTTGTTTTATATTTTGTTTAAATATGTATATTATAACTATAACTCCTATAAGCCTACTTAATACACTTGATATAGCAACTCCTTCTACTCCAAGCTTCGGTATCCCAAATGCACCACTTATAAAAAGAAAGTTTCCTAATATATTAACGATATTTACTATTGCAGAAACATACATTCCTTGTTTCATTAAACTATTACTTCTTAATATGGCTGAATAAGTCATAAATATAGCTTGTAGAAATATTC encodes:
- a CDS encoding MATE family efflux transporter, producing the protein MSSINTLERTTERTTSLFKLTWPIFIELILQMLVSNVDQLMLSRVSENSVAAVGNVNQIMNFLLITFSIITMATTILVSQYLGAKNYGKVSEIYSVAVFSNLVFSILISILLLCFNGIFFKWLRMPSELLRDAKTYISIIGGGIFLQAIFMTYSAILRSNSLMKQGMYVSAIVNIVNILGNFLFISGAFGIPKLGVEGVAISSVLSRLIGVIVIIYIFKQNIKQKVSLKYLNPFPKEIFKKLMMIGLPSGGESVSYNFSQMVILTFINMMGTSSVATKAYVGILVWFSFIYGSAVSQANQIRVGYLIGANNEDEAYKKVLETLRPAAFISVGVSIILFIFSDNLLGIFTSNPEILKLGKQVLFIDVLLEFGRSFNLVIIRGMQAAGDIKYPIFIGVLSMWIVATGLSYIFGIVLGLGLSGIWIAMMCDECLRGLIFYIRWRRGTWRSKRIVN
- a CDS encoding PHP domain-containing protein, yielding MYKKGDFHIHSTSSDGGYTPKQVVNFAKKRGVDIISLTDHNNTCGIDESILEGEKIGVKVIPGVELSTKHKNGSRVHILGYFKDESYKDELLVKILKDVKNHKINNIKKILGRYIEINKGDRLSVDNGIKILKFFGATVVLAHPVLLNRNDFIEIIELDFDGLEAKYFSNSEEDTKYFSKVAKNKNLLYSAGSDFHNYKKDYREHGLIGDVYLNENEIYNFLTKGGLYPYI
- a CDS encoding ECF transporter S component gives rise to the protein MKFSTKRIVLIGVMAAICFIGTYLHIPINLGGSASMIHLGTTAIFIAAVLIGPDAGISAGIGCALYDALDPTFAAWILPTLIVKGLTGYVAGKIAFANNKNGENIAYNIIAFVFGGIVSLIGYFIFNWLVFVGLAAAIAKLLASIGTTAIGLIIAIPLSIAIKKATLKAIGVLN